From the genome of Bacteroides sp. MSB163, one region includes:
- a CDS encoding LacI family DNA-binding transcriptional regulator yields the protein MNKPQITIKDIARALNVSPSTVSRALKDNPDISQETRDLIHAYAREHNYKPNVLAVNLRASRSNTIGVIVPQLVHHFFSCVLSGIEKAAAEAGYNILVAQSNESYEQEVKIVHSFLAARVCGVIASLAKDTSQYDHYQDLLNNNIPIVFYDRICTGLKTERVVVDDYAGSFAAVEYMIQTGCKRILFYGAAPHLEITKNRRNGYLDAMKKYKIPVDDSMIMLCDTRERAIAITPDILEGPGHPDGFFAINDETASGILYACKLVGKKVPDEVSICGFTDGAIAQSTDPKLTTVEQHGEEVGKSAFSILIGKLEGGDDKSSNKIVRTNLVVRGTTK from the coding sequence ATGAATAAACCGCAGATAACCATCAAGGATATTGCCCGGGCGTTGAACGTCTCGCCATCCACCGTGTCGAGGGCGCTGAAAGATAACCCGGACATCAGCCAGGAGACCCGTGACCTTATACATGCGTATGCCCGGGAACATAACTACAAACCCAACGTACTTGCCGTTAATCTTCGTGCCAGCCGTTCGAATACAATCGGTGTAATCGTGCCGCAACTGGTACACCACTTTTTCTCGTGTGTGCTGAGTGGCATTGAAAAGGCTGCCGCCGAAGCAGGATACAATATTCTGGTAGCCCAGAGCAACGAATCTTACGAACAGGAAGTGAAAATCGTACATTCATTCCTTGCCGCCCGCGTCTGTGGTGTGATTGCCTCACTGGCAAAAGATACTTCCCAATACGACCATTATCAGGACTTGCTGAATAACAATATCCCCATTGTATTCTACGACCGCATCTGCACCGGATTGAAAACGGAGCGGGTAGTAGTGGACGACTATGCCGGCTCTTTTGCCGCCGTGGAGTATATGATACAGACAGGTTGCAAGCGTATCCTGTTCTATGGAGCAGCCCCGCATCTGGAAATCACCAAGAACCGCCGGAATGGTTATCTGGACGCCATGAAGAAGTATAAAATTCCTGTGGACGACAGCATGATTATGCTGTGTGATACGCGTGAACGTGCCATAGCCATCACTCCGGATATTCTGGAAGGGCCCGGCCATCCGGATGGTTTCTTCGCCATCAACGACGAAACGGCCTCAGGAATTCTTTATGCCTGTAAGCTGGTTGGGAAGAAAGTACCCGATGAAGTATCGATCTGCGGATTTACCGATGGAGCCATTGCCCAAAGCACCGACCCGAAGCTGACAACCGTGGAACAGCATGGAGAAGAAGTAGGGAAAAGTGCTTTCAGCATTCTGATAGGCAAGCTGGAAGGGGGCGATGACAAGAGTAGCAACAAGATTGTGAGGACGAATCTTGTAGTGAGGGGGACGACGAAATAA
- a CDS encoding MFS transporter gives MKVKPDLSFWKLWNISFGFFGVQIAYALQSANISRIFATLGADPHSLSYFWILPPLAGIIVQPIVGAASDKTWTRFGRRIPYLFVGSLVAVLVMCLLPNAGSFGMAVSTAMIFGLVSLMFLDTSINMAMQPFKMMVGDMVNEKQKGLAYSIQSFLCNAGSLVGFLFPFIFTWIGISNIAPQGVVPDSVIYSFYIGAAILILCVIYTTVKVKEMPPAEYAEYHGITEEEEKEKINMVKLLVKAPKAFWTVGLVQFFCWFAFMFMWTYTNGSVAANVFDAPTVETAVNGVSKVMLDTKSIQYQDAADWVGVLFAVQAIGSVLWAVCIPLFKDRKLIYSLSLVLGGLGFISTYFVHNQYVLFISFLLIGCAWAAMLALPFTILTNALSGGHMGTYLGLFNGTICIPQIVAASLGGSILALFTPKGMLPPEINMLVMAGVMLIIGAVCVYLIKETKGEQAKA, from the coding sequence ATGAAAGTAAAACCTGATTTGAGCTTTTGGAAGCTGTGGAATATCAGCTTCGGCTTTTTTGGCGTACAAATTGCATACGCCTTGCAGAGTGCGAACATCAGCCGTATTTTCGCGACATTGGGTGCAGACCCGCACAGTTTAAGTTATTTCTGGATATTGCCACCATTGGCAGGTATCATCGTGCAGCCCATCGTGGGCGCTGCAAGCGACAAGACGTGGACGCGCTTCGGGCGCCGTATTCCTTACCTCTTTGTCGGTTCACTGGTAGCCGTACTGGTAATGTGCCTGTTGCCCAATGCCGGTAGTTTCGGTATGGCAGTCAGCACGGCAATGATATTCGGACTGGTATCGTTGATGTTCCTGGATACATCAATCAATATGGCGATGCAGCCATTCAAAATGATGGTGGGCGACATGGTAAACGAAAAGCAAAAAGGACTTGCCTACTCTATCCAGAGTTTCCTGTGTAATGCCGGCAGCCTGGTAGGTTTCCTGTTTCCGTTCATCTTTACATGGATAGGCATCAGCAACATAGCTCCCCAAGGTGTAGTTCCCGACTCGGTTATCTATTCCTTCTATATCGGAGCAGCCATTCTGATACTCTGTGTAATCTATACCACAGTGAAAGTAAAGGAAATGCCACCCGCCGAATACGCTGAATACCACGGCATCACCGAAGAGGAAGAAAAAGAAAAGATCAATATGGTGAAGCTATTGGTGAAAGCACCGAAGGCTTTCTGGACAGTAGGTTTGGTTCAGTTCTTCTGTTGGTTTGCTTTCATGTTTATGTGGACGTATACCAATGGTAGTGTAGCTGCCAATGTATTCGATGCTCCTACAGTAGAAACCGCAGTGAACGGAGTCAGCAAAGTTATGCTGGATACCAAGAGTATTCAATATCAGGATGCTGCCGACTGGGTAGGCGTGTTGTTCGCCGTACAGGCTATCGGTTCTGTACTATGGGCTGTCTGCATCCCGCTGTTCAAGGATCGCAAACTGATCTATTCTCTCAGTCTGGTACTGGGTGGATTAGGTTTCATCTCTACCTATTTTGTTCATAATCAATATGTATTATTCATTTCCTTCTTACTGATCGGTTGCGCATGGGCCGCTATGCTGGCATTGCCTTTCACCATCCTGACCAACGCACTGAGCGGTGGACACATGGGAACTTACCTGGGCTTGTTCAACGGAACAATCTGTATTCCGCAGATTGTGGCTGCTTCACTTGGTGGAAGCATTCTTGCCCTGTTCACTCCCAAAGGTATGTTGCCTCCCGAAATCAATATGCTGGTTATGGCAGGTGTCATGCTGATTATTGGCGCCGTTTGTGTATATTTAATCAAAGAGACCAAAGGAGAACAAGCAAAAGCATAA
- a CDS encoding family 65 glycosyl hydrolase domain-containing protein: MKRYLKTDEWNIIEDNFHADNLRMSESIFSLGNGRFGQRGNFEEPYSSDSYRGSFVAGITFLDKTRVGWWKNGFPAFYTRIPNAADWARVSLRLIDEELDLAQWDVNSFNRRLDMKAGISYRDFEVTSPRGNQIRVHVEHINNMAHPDLCLIKYSVTSINYTGRISLIPSLDAIIVNKDDDPNEKIWNILRSGVTKDCAYLWTQTRREDAQVCYAMTYQFFKNGKETTSNPIRIEKEKQTGFSIGADVKPGDNVMLIKYTAINSSLYDERQELIEHSIAKARQIKIDGWDKLENDHRQAWANIWKEMDVVIEGDPEAQQGIRYNIFQLCQTYRGDDPRLNIGPKGFTGEKYGGNTYWNTELCCVPFFLLSTPREIVKNLLIYRYNQLPKAIENARKLGFKDGAALFPQVTYSGEECHSEWEITFEEIHRNNIIVYAIAQHAAITGSKDYIAKYGLEVMIAVSRFWSQRVSFSKPKQKYVILGVTGPDEYENNVDNNWYTNYSCAQCLQMTLNYLEIIAGEYPDEYARVRRVTNLRQQEEAECWRDIINRMYLPEDKELGIFVQNDGFLDKELNSTNAIPPEERPINQHWSWDRILRSCYIKQSDVLLGLYLYYFNFDKETVRRNFDFYETMTVHESSLSPHIHSILAARIGEVEKAYQLFLHATRLDLDDYNNETHQGLHITSMPGSWLAIVRGFAGMQILEGILSFFPVIPKKWNSYSFQINYQGRTLHMHVGKEINISLIAGEELNIQVYKNVYKLKLGTDLLLRIEE; the protein is encoded by the coding sequence ATGAAAAGATACCTTAAAACCGATGAATGGAATATTATTGAAGATAACTTTCACGCTGACAACCTGCGAATGTCCGAGAGTATATTCAGCCTGGGGAACGGACGCTTCGGACAACGGGGAAATTTTGAAGAGCCTTATTCAAGCGACTCGTATCGCGGTTCATTTGTAGCCGGTATCACTTTTCTGGATAAAACGCGTGTAGGCTGGTGGAAGAACGGCTTTCCTGCTTTCTACACCCGCATTCCCAATGCAGCGGATTGGGCACGCGTCAGCCTGCGTCTCATCGATGAAGAACTGGACCTGGCACAATGGGACGTAAATAGTTTCAATCGCCGTCTCGATATGAAAGCGGGTATCTCCTACCGCGATTTTGAAGTGACTTCTCCCAGGGGAAACCAAATACGGGTACATGTGGAGCATATCAACAACATGGCTCACCCCGATTTATGCCTGATAAAATACAGCGTCACCTCCATCAATTATACAGGAAGAATATCACTGATTCCCTCCCTGGATGCAATCATAGTCAATAAGGATGATGATCCGAACGAGAAGATATGGAATATCCTCCGTTCCGGCGTCACAAAGGATTGTGCTTATCTATGGACGCAAACCCGGCGGGAAGATGCACAAGTGTGCTATGCCATGACCTATCAGTTCTTCAAGAACGGCAAAGAAACCACCTCAAACCCGATACGCATTGAAAAGGAAAAACAAACCGGATTCAGTATCGGAGCAGATGTAAAACCTGGAGACAACGTGATGCTCATCAAATATACCGCCATAAATTCGTCGCTCTATGATGAACGTCAGGAATTGATAGAACATTCCATCGCCAAAGCCCGCCAGATTAAAATCGATGGCTGGGACAAGCTGGAAAACGATCACCGGCAAGCCTGGGCCAATATATGGAAGGAAATGGATGTGGTTATCGAAGGTGACCCGGAAGCACAACAAGGTATCCGGTACAACATCTTCCAACTATGCCAGACGTATCGTGGTGATGATCCGCGCCTGAATATCGGTCCGAAAGGATTCACTGGCGAAAAATACGGTGGAAACACATATTGGAACACAGAACTTTGTTGTGTACCGTTCTTCCTGCTTTCTACTCCGAGGGAGATTGTGAAGAACCTGTTGATATACCGTTATAACCAACTGCCGAAAGCGATAGAGAATGCCCGCAAACTGGGTTTCAAAGATGGTGCCGCACTGTTTCCGCAAGTCACTTACAGTGGTGAGGAATGCCACAGCGAATGGGAAATCACTTTTGAAGAAATACACCGCAACAATATCATCGTCTATGCCATTGCACAACATGCCGCAATTACAGGCAGCAAAGATTATATAGCCAAATACGGACTGGAAGTAATGATTGCCGTCTCCCGTTTCTGGAGCCAACGTGTATCTTTCTCCAAACCAAAACAGAAATATGTGATACTGGGTGTCACCGGACCGGATGAGTACGAGAACAACGTAGATAATAACTGGTACACCAATTACTCGTGTGCGCAGTGCCTGCAGATGACACTTAACTATCTTGAAATCATTGCCGGAGAATACCCCGACGAATATGCGCGTGTACGCCGTGTCACCAATCTCCGCCAACAAGAAGAGGCTGAATGCTGGCGCGACATCATCAACCGTATGTATCTGCCGGAAGATAAAGAACTGGGGATTTTTGTACAAAATGACGGTTTCCTGGATAAGGAACTGAACAGTACCAATGCCATTCCACCCGAAGAACGCCCCATCAATCAGCACTGGTCGTGGGATCGTATTCTTCGTTCATGCTACATCAAACAAAGCGATGTATTACTGGGATTATATCTGTATTACTTCAATTTCGACAAGGAAACTGTCCGCCGCAACTTTGATTTCTATGAAACAATGACGGTACATGAATCTTCACTTTCCCCGCACATACACTCCATTCTTGCCGCCCGCATCGGCGAAGTAGAAAAGGCTTACCAACTCTTTCTGCATGCCACCCGTCTCGACCTGGATGATTACAACAACGAAACTCATCAAGGACTGCATATCACCAGTATGCCGGGCAGCTGGCTTGCCATTGTACGAGGCTTTGCAGGGATGCAGATTCTGGAGGGCATACTCTCTTTCTTCCCAGTCATTCCAAAGAAGTGGAACAGTTACTCCTTCCAGATAAATTATCAGGGACGTACACTTCATATGCATGTAGGCAAAGAAATAAATATTTCACTTATTGCCGGAGAGGAACTGAACATACAAGTATATAAAAACGTTTATAAGCTCAAATTGGGCACCGATTTGTTGCTCAGGATAGAGGAGTAG
- a CDS encoding efflux RND transporter periplasmic adaptor subunit — MKKIYLFAISVMLLATSCGHKKEGDAMLIRPVKTATASSQSVIRKDFSGIVEAVEYVRLAFRVSGQVINLPVVEGQRVKKGQLIAAIDPRDISLQYAADKAAYETAAAQVERNKRLLGRQAISVQEYEISVANYQKAKSAYELSSNNMRDTKLTAPFDGSIEKRLVENYQRVNSGEGIVQLVNTQKLRIKFTVPDDYLYLLRAKDVTFKVVFDTYPATVFNAQLEEYLDISTAGTGIPVTITIEDPAFNRSLYDVKPGFTCKIKLASDVAPFLEEKLVNIPLSAIFGESENQKTYVWVVKDNKVSKREVTVYSPTGEANALISAGLQPEESVVIAGVHQLVDGQTVKVIN; from the coding sequence ATGAAGAAAATCTATTTGTTTGCCATCAGCGTGATGCTGCTTGCCACATCATGCGGGCACAAGAAAGAGGGCGATGCCATGCTGATCCGACCTGTCAAGACAGCTACCGCCAGCTCCCAATCGGTCATCCGGAAAGACTTCTCCGGTATTGTAGAAGCCGTAGAATACGTACGACTGGCCTTCCGTGTCAGCGGACAGGTCATAAATCTGCCTGTGGTAGAAGGGCAGCGGGTAAAGAAAGGACAGCTGATCGCCGCCATTGATCCGCGTGACATTTCCCTGCAATACGCCGCCGACAAAGCCGCTTACGAGACTGCCGCAGCACAGGTAGAACGTAACAAACGCCTGTTGGGACGCCAAGCTATCTCCGTGCAGGAATATGAAATCAGCGTTGCCAATTATCAAAAGGCAAAGTCAGCTTATGAATTATCCAGCAATAATATGCGGGATACCAAACTTACCGCTCCCTTCGACGGTTCTATTGAAAAACGTCTGGTAGAAAACTATCAGCGCGTGAACTCTGGGGAAGGCATTGTACAATTGGTGAACACACAAAAGCTCCGTATCAAATTCACCGTACCGGATGATTATCTCTATCTACTCCGGGCAAAGGACGTAACATTCAAAGTGGTATTCGATACCTATCCGGCCACGGTATTCAACGCACAGTTGGAAGAATATCTGGACATTTCTACAGCCGGAACAGGTATCCCGGTAACTATTACAATTGAAGATCCTGCTTTCAACCGTTCCCTATACGATGTAAAACCGGGATTTACGTGCAAAATCAAACTGGCTTCGGACGTAGCTCCCTTCCTGGAAGAAAAGCTTGTGAATATTCCGCTCAGTGCCATATTCGGTGAAAGCGAGAACCAGAAAACCTATGTGTGGGTAGTAAAGGATAATAAGGTAAGCAAGCGGGAAGTAACCGTATACTCCCCTACCGGAGAAGCCAATGCTCTTATCTCTGCCGGACTGCAACCGGAAGAAAGTGTCGTAATAGCCGGAGTGCACCAACTGGTGGACGGACAAACGGTGAAAGTTATCAATTAG
- a CDS encoding efflux RND transporter permease subunit, which yields MNLAKYALDNTKIVYFFLAVLLIGGILSFGRLGKKEDAPFVIKSAVIMTRYPGAEPAEVERLITEPISREIQSMSGAYKIKSESMYGLSKITFELQPSLSAESIPQKWDELRRKVLNIQPQLPAGASVPTVSDDFGDVFGIYYGLVGDDGFSYEEMRNWAERIKTQVITADGVMKVALFGTQTEVVNIYISVNKLAGMGIDPKQVASLLQSQNQIINTGEINAGEQQLRIVANGTYTTVNDIRNQVITTPGGQVKLGDIAVIEKGYMDPPGNIMHVNGKRAIGIGVSTDPTKDVVKTGELVDQKLAELLPLIPVGLELESLYPENVIAQEANNGFIINLIESLLIVIVIIMLVMGLRAGILIGSSLLFTIGGTLLIMSFMGVGLNRTSLAGFIIAMGMLVDNAIVVTDNAQIAIARGIDRRKALIDGATGPQWGLLGATFIAICSFLPLYLAPSAVAEIVKPLFVVLAISLGLSWVLALTQTTTFGNFILKTKSGDTNKDPYDKPFYHKFASILGVLIKKKTLTLGSMVVLFVISLVIMGMMPQNFFPSLDKPYFRADIFYPDGYSIRDVEKEMKQVEAHLLQQPEVKRISTTFGSTPLRYYLASTSVGPKPNFANILIELTDSKYTKEYEENFDQYMKANYPNAITRTTLFKLSPAVDAAIEIGFIGNNVDSLVMLTNKVLEIMHRDNDLINVRNSWGNKIPVWKPVYSPERAQPLGVSRQSMAQSIQIGTSGMTLGEYREGDQVLPILLKDNTVDSFRINDLRTLPVFGTTQETTTLEQVVSEFDFQYKFSNVKDYNRQMVMMAQADPRRGVNAIAAFNKIWKEVQEEIQVPEGYTMKYFGEQESQAESNAALAANMPLTFFLMFVTLLFLFRTYRKPIVILLMLPLIFIGIVLGLILLGKSFDFFSVLGLLGLIGMNIKNAIVLVDQIDIEAASGKAPLNAVISATTSRIIPVAMASGTTILGMLPLLFDAMFGGMAATIMGGLLVASALTLFVLPVAYCAIHKIKE from the coding sequence ATGAATTTAGCTAAATATGCATTAGACAACACCAAGATTGTTTATTTCTTCCTGGCTGTGTTGCTAATCGGCGGTATACTATCATTCGGCCGGTTGGGAAAGAAAGAAGATGCACCCTTCGTCATCAAGTCAGCGGTCATTATGACTCGCTATCCGGGGGCAGAACCGGCAGAAGTAGAACGACTGATCACCGAACCGATCTCCCGCGAGATACAGTCGATGAGTGGTGCATATAAAATTAAATCGGAGTCCATGTACGGACTATCCAAGATAACATTCGAGCTTCAACCTTCCCTTTCCGCAGAGTCTATTCCGCAGAAATGGGATGAACTTCGCCGCAAGGTGCTCAACATACAACCGCAACTACCCGCCGGTGCTTCCGTTCCCACGGTATCGGATGATTTCGGCGATGTATTCGGTATATACTATGGCTTGGTAGGCGATGACGGTTTCTCTTACGAAGAAATGCGCAACTGGGCAGAACGTATCAAAACCCAGGTTATCACTGCCGACGGGGTAATGAAAGTAGCCTTGTTCGGTACACAAACCGAGGTGGTGAATATCTATATATCCGTCAATAAACTGGCCGGTATGGGCATAGATCCGAAACAAGTGGCAAGTCTGCTACAATCGCAAAACCAAATTATCAATACTGGTGAAATCAATGCCGGTGAACAACAACTGCGCATTGTAGCCAACGGAACCTATACCACCGTCAATGACATCCGGAACCAAGTGATTACCACTCCGGGCGGACAGGTAAAACTGGGCGATATCGCCGTCATTGAAAAAGGATATATGGATCCTCCCGGCAACATCATGCACGTCAACGGGAAGCGTGCCATAGGTATCGGCGTTTCCACCGACCCGACAAAGGATGTAGTAAAGACCGGAGAACTGGTAGATCAGAAACTGGCTGAACTTCTTCCCCTTATTCCGGTAGGGTTGGAGTTGGAAAGTCTGTATCCGGAAAATGTCATAGCTCAGGAAGCAAATAATGGTTTCATCATTAACCTGATAGAATCCCTCCTCATTGTAATCGTTATCATCATGCTGGTGATGGGGCTACGTGCTGGTATACTTATAGGAAGTTCACTGCTATTTACCATTGGCGGCACGTTGCTCATCATGTCCTTCATGGGGGTAGGACTGAACCGTACTTCCCTGGCAGGTTTCATCATTGCCATGGGTATGCTGGTGGATAATGCCATTGTAGTGACGGACAATGCACAAATAGCCATTGCCCGAGGAATAGACCGTAGAAAAGCACTGATAGATGGAGCTACCGGACCACAATGGGGCTTACTTGGCGCCACGTTCATCGCCATTTGTTCATTCCTCCCGCTGTACCTCGCCCCTTCTGCCGTAGCGGAAATCGTAAAACCTCTGTTTGTCGTACTTGCCATTTCTTTGGGATTAAGCTGGGTACTGGCACTCACACAGACTACCACTTTCGGTAATTTTATCTTGAAAACCAAATCCGGCGATACTAATAAAGATCCGTATGATAAACCTTTCTATCACAAGTTCGCATCTATCCTCGGAGTACTTATCAAAAAGAAGACGCTCACACTGGGTAGTATGGTAGTCCTGTTTGTCATCTCACTGGTCATCATGGGAATGATGCCGCAAAACTTCTTCCCCTCATTGGATAAGCCCTATTTCCGTGCCGACATATTCTATCCGGACGGTTACAGCATCCGTGACGTGGAAAAGGAAATGAAACAGGTGGAAGCGCACCTCCTGCAACAACCGGAAGTGAAACGAATATCCACCACATTCGGAAGTACACCGTTACGTTACTATCTGGCATCTACTTCCGTCGGTCCCAAGCCCAACTTTGCCAATATACTTATCGAACTGACCGACAGTAAATATACAAAGGAATACGAAGAGAACTTCGACCAATATATGAAGGCAAACTATCCGAATGCCATTACCCGTACCACTTTGTTTAAGCTATCGCCTGCGGTAGACGCCGCCATTGAAATCGGCTTTATCGGTAATAATGTCGATTCACTGGTGATGCTGACCAACAAAGTCCTGGAAATCATGCATCGGGATAATGATCTCATCAACGTACGCAATTCATGGGGGAATAAGATTCCTGTATGGAAACCCGTTTACAGTCCGGAACGTGCCCAACCGTTAGGTGTCTCCCGGCAAAGTATGGCACAGAGCATTCAGATCGGTACAAGCGGTATGACATTAGGTGAATATCGTGAAGGCGATCAGGTGCTGCCCATCCTGCTAAAGGATAACACGGTCGATTCTTTCCGCATCAACGACCTGCGTACACTACCCGTATTCGGAACAACACAGGAAACCACTACCCTGGAACAAGTAGTCAGTGAATTTGATTTCCAATATAAGTTCTCGAATGTGAAAGACTATAACCGTCAGATGGTAATGATGGCGCAAGCCGATCCACGCCGGGGAGTAAATGCCATAGCAGCATTCAATAAGATATGGAAAGAAGTACAAGAAGAAATTCAGGTACCGGAAGGATATACCATGAAGTATTTTGGTGAACAGGAAAGTCAGGCAGAAAGTAATGCAGCATTGGCAGCTAATATGCCATTGACGTTTTTCCTGATGTTCGTCACCCTGTTGTTCCTGTTCAGGACCTACCGCAAGCCAATTGTCATCCTATTGATGTTGCCGCTTATCTTTATCGGAATCGTACTGGGATTAATCTTGCTTGGTAAATCATTCGACTTTTTCTCAGTTCTCGGCCTACTGGGATTGATTGGTATGAATATCAAGAATGCAATTGTATTGGTAGACCAGATCGATATAGAAGCAGCTTCCGGAAAAGCCCCCCTAAATGCCGTAATCAGTGCTACAACCAGCCGTATCATACCTGTAGCCATGGCGTCCGGAACTACGATTCTGGGTATGTTGCCGTTGCTATTCGACGCTATGTTCGGTGGTATGGCGGCAACCATCATGGGTGGTCTGCTGGTAGCCTCAGCATTGACGCTGTTCGTGCTTCCGGTGGCATATTGCGCGATACATAAGATAAAAGAGTGA
- a CDS encoding TolC family protein → MKKKILIIALLCCFGLKSGAQQYLSREAYRDKVEAYSQALKQQRLKTMASTEARKIANTGFLPQIDITAEGTANLNHLDKWNSPKGEYRPYTYQALATLAQPLYTGGSLIAQKRMAQADEELSQLTTELTLDQIHYQSDAVYWNASAAYASLEAAATFQDIIKKQHDIIQDRFNDGAISRTDLLMISTRQKEAELQYIKARQNYTLALQQLNILMGVAPNTPVDSLSEISIASEPIDILGLDDVLPRRADYASTTVNIARSEAQRHAALSKYNPQVSMFLATGWDTGITYMGQEIPHTPVAGVNVSIPIFRWGARFKTNRQQKAFIGIQKLQQSYITDNILEELSAATTKLTETEQQVKTAKENMDLAEENLDLVTFSYNEGKSSMADVLSAQLSWTQAHTNLINAYLAEKMAVAEYRKVISE, encoded by the coding sequence ATGAAGAAGAAGATATTGATAATCGCCCTACTCTGTTGCTTCGGCCTGAAATCCGGAGCGCAGCAATACCTCAGCCGCGAAGCATATCGTGACAAAGTAGAAGCCTACAGCCAGGCGCTGAAACAGCAGCGCTTGAAAACCATGGCAAGCACTGAAGCGCGAAAAATAGCAAATACCGGCTTCCTGCCACAAATAGACATCACAGCCGAAGGTACCGCCAACCTCAACCACCTGGATAAGTGGAACAGTCCGAAAGGTGAATACCGCCCCTACACCTATCAGGCACTCGCAACTTTGGCACAACCCCTCTATACCGGTGGTTCTCTGATAGCCCAGAAACGTATGGCGCAGGCTGATGAAGAATTAAGCCAGCTCACCACCGAACTGACTCTCGATCAAATTCATTATCAAAGCGATGCCGTTTACTGGAATGCTTCAGCCGCCTATGCCAGTCTTGAGGCTGCTGCTACATTTCAGGATATCATAAAGAAGCAGCACGATATTATTCAGGATCGTTTCAACGATGGCGCTATCAGTCGTACAGACCTGCTGATGATTTCCACCCGCCAGAAAGAAGCTGAATTGCAGTATATCAAGGCCCGCCAAAACTATACCCTTGCTCTGCAACAACTGAACATTCTGATGGGAGTAGCACCCAATACCCCTGTAGATAGCCTAAGTGAAATCAGTATAGCCAGTGAACCCATCGACATTCTTGGACTTGACGATGTACTTCCACGCCGTGCCGATTATGCCAGCACAACGGTAAACATAGCCCGAAGTGAAGCACAACGCCATGCCGCCCTCAGCAAGTACAATCCTCAGGTAAGCATGTTCCTTGCCACAGGTTGGGATACCGGTATCACGTACATGGGACAGGAAATCCCCCATACGCCTGTAGCCGGAGTAAACGTCAGTATCCCCATCTTCCGTTGGGGGGCGCGTTTCAAGACAAACCGGCAACAGAAAGCATTCATTGGTATCCAGAAGCTGCAACAAAGTTATATCACTGATAATATTCTTGAAGAACTCTCCGCCGCCACCACAAAACTGACGGAAACAGAGCAACAAGTAAAGACAGCAAAGGAGAATATGGATCTTGCCGAAGAGAACCTGGACCTTGTCACTTTCTCTTATAACGAAGGAAAGTCCAGCATGGCAGATGTTTTGTCCGCACAATTATCATGGACACAGGCGCATACGAACCTGATTAATGCATATCTGGCAGAGAAAATGGCAGTGGCAGAATACAGGAAAGTGATTAGTGAATAA